The Pseudophryne corroboree isolate aPseCor3 chromosome 2, aPseCor3.hap2, whole genome shotgun sequence genome has a segment encoding these proteins:
- the LOC134990317 gene encoding polyunsaturated fatty acid lipoxygenase ALOX15B-like, which translates to MGTYKLKIATGTDLSAGTCDQVSIVFVGVLGESAKHHLNHKWSNFRPGAVTDFTFKSKTKTKVASKIYTTVCCQWRIATDQYALREFVPEIGALLMTLKSTLRDLGELLLIRLSTMTYKGFNAVAWYCQYVNVTCPNGRCYQFPFYQWLPSGMTVEIPEGKGIILSGNTHPILQQQRRSELEKERETHKWKCYVEGVPHCIDVDKVEDLPGDDRYTFLKLSSLNYSKTTTGLAMMQEGSTGAESWTDLDDIKLVFCLRGFDNSDVVAEIWKEDYFFGSQYLNGINPTQIKKCSKILENFPVSDNMVAASLGTTTSLQQELKKGNIFLADYKILQGIPANKSINGKQQYIAAPICLLWKTHQDQLIPIAIQLAQTPGESTPIFLPSDSEYDWLLAKIWVRNSDYQVHQVDIHFLRTHLFAEVFNIATTRQLPMSHPVYKLLIPHLRYTLEINVRARSLLIGPRGLFDQAASTGNGGVPILLRKAMDEVTYRSLCLPDDIQARGVESIPNYLYRDDGMEIWLAVESFVSNIVNYYYECDAVVGTDPELQAWMAEISKEGFLESNSTGMPSSLKTKACLIKYLTMVIFTCSAQHAAVNSFQSDFYTWMPNGPPSMRSPPATVKGVSTIQSILAALPEVNTTSLGISTVWLLSKEPLDRRCLGDYPNVRFTEEVPQTFIKNFQEKLAKISHSIKGRNKSMNLPYPYLDPSVIENSVSV; encoded by the exons ATGGGGACCTACAAGCTAAAGATTGCAACAGGGACTGACCTAAGTGCTGGGACCTGTGATCAAGTCTCTATTGTTTTTGTGGGAGTCCTGGGAGAAAGTGCTAAACATCATCTGAATCATAAGTGGAGTAACTTCAGACCTGGAGCT GTTACAGACTTTACCTTCAAGAGCAAAACAAAGACAAAAGTGGCCAGTAAAATATACACTACCGTCTGCTGTCAGTGGCGAATAGCTACTGACCAATATGCCCTGAGGGAATTTGTTCCAGAAATCGGTGCATTACTGATG ACTTTGAAGTCGACACTGAGAGATCTTGGAGAGCTCCTGCTGATCCGGCTATCAACAATGACTTACAAGGGTTTTAATGCAGTTGCTTGGTACTGCCAGTATGTCAATGTGACCTGCCCTAATGGTCGGTGCTACCAGTTCCCTTTTTATCAATGGTTACCTAGTGGAATGACCGTAGAGATACCAGAGGGAAAGG GCATTATATTATCTGGGAATACGCACCCTATTCTTCAGCAACAACGGAGATCGGAACTGGAGAAGGAGAGAGAAACTCACAA GTGGAAATGTTATGTGGAAGGTGTCCCACACTGCATTGATGTAGACAAGGTTGAGGATCTTCCTGGTGATGACCGGTACACCTTCTTAAAACTGAGCAGCTTAAACTACTCCAAGACGACCAC GGGACTTGCAATGATGCAGGAAGGTTCCACAGGTGCAGAATCATGGACAGATCTAGATGATATCAAACTGGTCTTCTGCCTGAGAGGGTTTGATAACTCTG ATGTGGTGGCTGAGATATGGAAGGAGGATTACTTCTTTGGTAGTCAATATCTAAATGGAATTAATCCTACCCAAATCAAGAAATGCTCCAAAATCCTGGAGAACTTTCCAGTTAGTGACAACATGGTGGCTGCATCTCTGGGGACCACCACCAGTCTTCAGCAAGAACTAAAG AAAGGCAACATCTTCCTGGCAGActacaagattctgcaggggatcccAGCCAATAAATCCATAAATGGAAAGCAACAATACATTGCTGCCCCTATATGTCTATTGTGGAAAACGCATCAAGATCAACTTATCCCAATAGCCATCCAA TTGGCTCAAACCCCAGGGGAGAGTACTCCAATCTTCCTGCCCAGTGACTCTGAATATGACTGGTTGCTGGCCAAGATATGGGTCCGCAATTCTGACTACCAGGTGCATCAAGTGGACATCCACTTTCTCCGCACTCATCTCTTTGCTGAGGTCTTCAACATTGCAACCACAAGACAACTTCCAATGAGCCACCCAGTGTACAAG CTACTTATTCCACATCTTCGTTACACCCTTGAGATCAATGTCCGTGCCAGATCTCTTCTCATTGGTCCCAGGGGTCTCTTTGATCAG GCTGCATCAACTGGAAATGGCGGGGTTCCGATACTGTTGAGAAAAGCGATGGATGAGGTCACTTACAGAAGCCTCTGTCTGCCTGATGACATCCAGGCAAGAGGAGTGGAGAGCATTCCCAATTACCTGTACAGGGACGATGGGATGGAGATCTGGTTGGCTGTGGAGag CTTTGTATCCAACATTGTAAATTACTACTATGAGTGTGATGCAGTTGTTGGTACAGATCCAGAACTCCAGGCCTGGATGGCAGAGATTTCCAAAGAAGGTTTCTTGGAGTCTAATTCTACAG GAATGCCATCATCCTTGAAGACAAAGGCCTGTTTGATTAAATACCTGACCATGGTGATCTTTACTTGTTCTGCTCAGCATGCAGCTgtcaacag ttttcagTCTGATTTCTATACCTGGATGCCTAATGGTCCCCCATCAATGAGAAGTCCCCCTGCCACAGTAAAAGGGGTCAGCACAATCCAGAGTATCCTGGCTGCACTGCCTGAAGTAAACACTACCAGTTTGGGCATATCCACTGTGTGGCTGCTCAGTAAAGAGCCATTGGACCGG AGATGTCTGGGAGATTACCCCAATGTGCGTTTTACAGAGGAGGTTCCTCAGACATTCATAAAGAATTTCCAGGAGAAGCTGGCTAAGATCTCTCATTCCATTAAAGGGCGGAACAAGAGCATGAATTTGCCATATCCCTACTTGGACCCGAGTGTGATTGAGAACAGTGTCTCGGTATAA